A region of Micromonospora chokoriensis DNA encodes the following proteins:
- a CDS encoding Rossmann-fold NAD(P)-binding domain-containing protein, giving the protein MTGRSISYVEVTPEEYHAELLAEGCPEETASALNLLFAGMRTGHLAEPADGVRRVLGRDALDFDSYAVRAAAAGAWS; this is encoded by the coding sequence GTGACCGGTCGTTCGATCAGCTACGTCGAGGTGACCCCGGAGGAGTACCACGCGGAACTGCTCGCCGAGGGTTGTCCGGAGGAGACGGCCTCGGCGCTCAACCTCCTCTTCGCCGGGATGCGCACCGGCCATCTCGCCGAACCCGCCGACGGTGTACGTCGGGTGCTCGGCCGGGACGCGCTCGACTTCGACAGCTACGCCGTCCGGGCGGCGGCGGCCGGCGCGTGGTCGTAG
- a CDS encoding MFS transporter, producing the protein MTAPTRSPSVSVPGATIHDPRRRRAILIAVCIALMAVIASVSGLNVAQPQVAVAFDASQGTVLWMINIYTLSLAALLLPLGALGDRVGRKPILLAGLTVFGVASAAAGLATSAEMMIAARLLSGVGAAMIMPVTLAVITSTFPDEERSKAIGVWTGVAGGGGILGMYLSAVLVDWANWRWLFLLPVVLVAAAIAMALRAVPNSREESPHRFDLAGSLTSVVAVVAFIYVLHEGPVNGWTSPVTLASLLIGVVAAIGFVAWELRRTAPLLDVRLFRDRRLASGSLALLTLFGVQAGIFVVLFPYFQAVLGWSGLRSTLALMPMAAMMMLASGLAPRVAARAGARATMATGILLGGVGLALMATLVSVDGGYQAILPGMLAMGLGMGLTQTPSTEAITSALPRERQGVASALNDVTREFGTALGVALLGAVLTAGYRTAIDARLDTVPTDTVPTDTADTARDGIATAIATADAAGSRAPALVRAAQESFVDGWHHAMWAGVALMTILFVYVVARGPRRTVPTTPATAARR; encoded by the coding sequence ATGACTGCCCCCACCAGATCCCCGAGCGTCAGCGTCCCCGGCGCGACGATTCACGACCCGCGCCGGCGCCGCGCGATCCTGATCGCGGTGTGCATCGCCCTGATGGCGGTCATCGCCTCGGTCTCCGGGCTCAACGTCGCCCAGCCGCAGGTCGCCGTCGCGTTCGACGCCTCGCAGGGCACCGTCCTCTGGATGATCAACATCTACACCCTCAGCCTGGCCGCGCTGCTGCTCCCGCTCGGCGCCCTCGGCGACCGGGTAGGCCGCAAACCGATCCTGCTTGCAGGCCTGACCGTGTTCGGCGTAGCGAGCGCGGCGGCCGGCCTGGCCACCTCAGCCGAGATGATGATCGCCGCCCGGCTGCTCTCCGGCGTCGGCGCTGCCATGATCATGCCGGTCACCCTGGCCGTCATCACCTCGACGTTCCCCGACGAGGAACGCTCCAAGGCCATCGGTGTCTGGACCGGCGTCGCCGGCGGGGGCGGCATCCTCGGCATGTACCTGTCGGCGGTGCTCGTCGACTGGGCGAACTGGCGGTGGCTGTTCCTGCTGCCGGTCGTGCTCGTGGCCGCGGCCATCGCCATGGCCCTGCGCGCCGTCCCGAACTCCCGCGAGGAGTCACCGCACCGCTTCGACCTGGCGGGCTCACTGACGTCGGTGGTCGCCGTCGTCGCGTTCATCTACGTCCTGCACGAAGGCCCGGTCAACGGCTGGACCTCACCCGTCACCCTGGCCAGCCTGCTTATCGGCGTCGTCGCCGCCATCGGGTTCGTGGCCTGGGAACTGCGCCGGACGGCACCCCTGCTCGACGTGCGTCTGTTCCGCGACCGACGCCTCGCGAGCGGCTCGCTGGCACTGCTGACACTGTTCGGTGTCCAGGCCGGAATCTTCGTCGTGCTGTTCCCCTACTTCCAGGCCGTCCTCGGCTGGTCCGGTCTGCGCTCCACCCTCGCGCTCATGCCCATGGCGGCGATGATGATGCTCGCCTCCGGACTCGCTCCCCGGGTGGCCGCCCGTGCCGGAGCCCGCGCCACGATGGCGACCGGGATCCTGCTCGGCGGCGTCGGCCTGGCGTTGATGGCGACCCTCGTCTCCGTCGACGGCGGCTACCAGGCGATCCTGCCCGGCATGCTCGCCATGGGACTCGGCATGGGCCTGACCCAGACTCCCTCCACCGAGGCCATCACCTCCGCTCTGCCCCGCGAACGTCAAGGCGTCGCGTCCGCCCTCAACGACGTCACCCGGGAATTCGGCACCGCCCTCGGTGTCGCTCTGCTCGGGGCCGTCCTGACCGCCGGCTACCGCACCGCCATCGACGCCCGCCTCGACACCGTCCCCACCGACACCGTCCCCACCGACACCGCCGACACCGCCCGCGACGGCATCGCCACCGCCATCGCCACCGCCGACGCTGCCGGCAGTCGGGCGCCCGCCCTCGTTCGCGCCGCTCAGGAGTCATTCGTCGACGGCTGGCACCACGCCATGTGGGCGGGGGTCGCCCTCATGACCATCCTCTTCGTCTACGTCGTGGCGCGTGGACCCCGACGGACCGTGCCCACCACACCGGCCACCGCTGCTCGTCGGTGA
- a CDS encoding TIGR04076 family protein, with protein sequence MSAEEPTTDLYDLRVVVERIEGRSVCGLKPGDHVDVTESNRLSIPAGKHFCLYALAACLPLIPAKQRELAEGDWLAQDSHVACPDPEERLIMRIERTGRRQIPTGELT encoded by the coding sequence ATGAGCGCCGAGGAACCCACCACCGACCTGTACGACCTGCGGGTCGTGGTGGAGCGGATCGAGGGCCGCTCGGTGTGCGGTCTGAAGCCGGGCGACCACGTCGACGTGACCGAGTCGAACCGGCTGAGCATCCCGGCCGGCAAGCACTTCTGCCTGTACGCGCTCGCCGCGTGCCTGCCCCTGATCCCCGCCAAGCAGCGGGAGTTGGCCGAGGGGGACTGGCTGGCCCAGGACAGCCACGTCGCCTGCCCGGACCCGGAGGAGCGCCTGATCATGCGGATCGAGCGGACCGGCCGCCGGCAGATCCCCACCGGGGAGCTGACGTGA
- a CDS encoding S8 family peptidase, protein MLRRTRWLMAVAVTATTLTALPGGSATAGGIDRPGAPAASTDGRTHTVTLLTGDVVTVRSNGSGCPQATIRPVDENAVINQSCGPDGHLHVVPARVASQVGPVLDPDLFDVTTLIADGYDDDNSAELPLIVQPATASARVAALGDVLPLPSIGAVAGRVPKKSPATAKLATTSLLAGAKKIWLDRKVRATALTGGGQHADLDRNLGQIAAPDAWKAGYTGKGTTVAVLDTGADFTHPDLVGRVADRADFTTEGGDAVDHNGHGTHVASTIAGTGAAAHGQRRGVAPDATLLIGKVLDDHGYGDDSGIIAAMEWAAPRADVINMSLGGSDADDGNDPLSLAVDGLSRSTGTLFVIAAGNNGAQISSPGSAASALTVGAVDRDDKLADFSSRGPLVNSHAAKPELVAPGVDIVAARAAGTNLQDPIDKHYEAISGTSMASPHAAGAAALLAQRHPDWTGQQLKAALVGAADPLTGVDAYAVGAGRLNAARALGGPTSDQPVVNVGTFAYPQSGTGEAKLTWTGDSTAVLDLDVTVVNHDGQPVPRGAASLSTSRVTLKRGATAGATVRINRAALAARPGFYLATVTARTGRKLVATTPVSFYVEPPSYDLTIRTKPMPGLRDGADTWINVMVANLTDPLLFYGGGGGTPGETLTLRVPAGRYSVLGASVAYYVDSDVQESTLTAAGDLDVHAARSVTLDPARARPVTATVDGAATTTTRTDLTTFQTAVNGLPWWHQISGFGVATAIRSVAVPKPTIGSRRTWAAVNMDSPAGTAKPYRYNIVREYADGVPADPSFRVTRAEQARLARIDERFHQADSPEMYTTFVRFGETPDGVPVTQTFEGVMPPSRTSYLSPEIVWADQGVYGGLAAMEAPRQYRPGSRQSKVWARQPLHSDWYDDLAGAESSCATAPSRTRGNLHLDMVTLTDQHQRADCLQGEAIGVKRTLSLYRNGKLVEQSDRPVADFTVPQAMADYRLTFDVDTSLILPISTKVNTSWTFRSAGPDGTGSVPLPLLAVDYALPMDHDNHPVDGTAELAVRQAHGVKTQKVTSFQVWTSTDDGGTWTSARVTGSGDSYRVALPKATTGQAVSLRVKATANGGSGIDQTIIRAYRAG, encoded by the coding sequence ATGCTCAGGAGAACGCGGTGGCTGATGGCGGTTGCCGTCACGGCCACGACGCTGACCGCCCTACCGGGCGGCTCGGCCACAGCCGGCGGCATCGACCGACCCGGCGCACCCGCCGCCTCGACCGACGGCAGGACGCACACCGTCACCCTGCTGACCGGCGACGTGGTGACCGTCCGCAGCAACGGCTCGGGCTGCCCGCAGGCCACGATCCGGCCGGTCGACGAGAACGCGGTGATCAACCAGAGCTGCGGCCCGGACGGTCACCTGCACGTCGTCCCCGCCCGCGTCGCGTCCCAGGTCGGCCCGGTCCTCGACCCCGACCTGTTCGACGTCACCACGCTGATCGCCGACGGGTACGACGACGACAACTCCGCCGAGCTGCCGCTCATCGTGCAGCCCGCCACCGCGTCCGCCCGGGTCGCCGCGCTCGGTGACGTGCTGCCGCTGCCCAGCATCGGCGCGGTCGCCGGCCGCGTACCCAAGAAGAGCCCGGCCACCGCGAAGCTGGCGACCACCTCGCTGCTCGCCGGCGCGAAGAAGATCTGGCTCGACCGCAAGGTCCGCGCCACCGCGCTGACCGGCGGCGGACAGCACGCCGACCTGGACCGCAACCTGGGCCAGATCGCCGCGCCGGACGCCTGGAAGGCCGGCTACACCGGCAAGGGGACCACCGTCGCGGTGCTCGACACCGGCGCCGACTTCACCCACCCGGACCTGGTCGGGCGGGTCGCCGACCGGGCCGACTTCACCACCGAGGGCGGCGACGCCGTCGACCACAACGGCCACGGTACGCACGTCGCCTCGACCATCGCCGGCACCGGCGCCGCCGCACACGGCCAGCGTCGCGGTGTCGCGCCCGACGCCACGCTGCTGATCGGCAAGGTCCTCGACGACCACGGCTACGGCGACGACTCCGGCATCATCGCGGCCATGGAGTGGGCCGCCCCCCGCGCCGACGTCATCAACATGAGCCTTGGCGGCAGCGACGCCGACGACGGCAACGACCCGCTCTCGCTCGCCGTCGACGGCCTGAGCAGGTCCACCGGCACGCTGTTCGTCATCGCCGCCGGCAACAACGGCGCGCAGATCTCCTCGCCCGGGTCGGCCGCCAGCGCGCTCACCGTCGGCGCCGTCGACCGTGACGACAAGCTCGCCGACTTCTCCAGCCGCGGACCGCTGGTGAACAGCCACGCGGCCAAGCCGGAGCTGGTCGCGCCCGGCGTCGACATCGTCGCCGCACGGGCCGCCGGCACCAACCTGCAGGACCCCATCGACAAGCACTACGAGGCGATCAGCGGCACCTCGATGGCCAGCCCGCACGCGGCGGGCGCCGCCGCGCTGCTCGCCCAGCGCCACCCGGACTGGACCGGCCAGCAGCTCAAGGCCGCACTCGTCGGCGCGGCCGACCCGCTGACCGGCGTCGACGCGTACGCCGTCGGAGCCGGCCGGCTCAACGCGGCCCGGGCCCTCGGCGGCCCGACCAGCGACCAGCCGGTGGTCAACGTCGGCACGTTCGCGTACCCGCAGTCGGGGACCGGTGAGGCGAAGCTGACCTGGACCGGTGATTCGACGGCCGTCCTCGACCTCGACGTGACGGTGGTCAACCACGACGGCCAGCCGGTGCCCCGCGGCGCGGCGTCGCTGTCGACGAGCCGGGTCACCCTCAAGCGCGGCGCGACCGCCGGTGCGACGGTGCGGATCAACCGCGCGGCGCTGGCCGCCCGGCCCGGGTTCTACCTGGCCACCGTCACCGCCCGCACCGGCCGCAAACTGGTCGCCACCACACCGGTGAGCTTCTACGTCGAGCCACCCAGCTACGACCTGACGATCCGCACCAAGCCGATGCCCGGCCTCCGGGACGGCGCGGACACCTGGATCAACGTCATGGTCGCCAACCTCACCGATCCCCTGCTGTTCTACGGCGGGGGCGGCGGCACACCCGGGGAGACGCTCACCCTGCGGGTGCCGGCGGGCCGGTACTCGGTGCTCGGTGCGTCGGTCGCCTACTACGTCGACAGCGACGTGCAGGAGAGCACCCTCACCGCGGCGGGTGACCTGGACGTGCACGCCGCGCGGAGCGTGACCCTCGACCCGGCGCGGGCCCGGCCGGTCACGGCGACCGTCGACGGGGCGGCCACCACGACCACCCGGACCGACCTCACCACCTTCCAGACCGCGGTGAACGGCCTGCCGTGGTGGCACCAGATCAGCGGTTTCGGTGTGGCGACGGCGATCCGCAGCGTGGCGGTCCCGAAGCCCACCATCGGATCGCGGCGCACCTGGGCGGCGGTCAACATGGATTCGCCGGCCGGCACCGCGAAGCCGTACCGCTACAACATCGTGCGCGAGTACGCCGACGGTGTGCCGGCCGACCCGTCGTTCCGGGTGACCAGGGCGGAGCAGGCCCGGCTGGCCCGCATCGACGAGCGGTTCCACCAGGCCGACTCGCCAGAGATGTACACCACGTTCGTCCGCTTCGGCGAGACTCCCGACGGGGTGCCGGTGACCCAGACCTTCGAGGGCGTCATGCCGCCGAGCCGGACGTCGTACCTCTCACCGGAGATCGTCTGGGCCGACCAGGGTGTCTACGGTGGACTGGCGGCCATGGAGGCGCCGCGCCAGTACCGGCCGGGCAGCCGGCAGTCCAAGGTCTGGGCACGGCAGCCGCTGCACTCCGACTGGTACGACGACCTGGCCGGTGCCGAGTCCAGTTGCGCCACCGCGCCGTCGCGGACCCGGGGCAACCTGCACCTGGACATGGTGACGCTCACCGACCAGCACCAGCGCGCCGACTGCCTGCAGGGCGAGGCGATCGGCGTGAAGCGCACGCTGTCGCTGTACCGCAACGGCAAGCTGGTCGAGCAGAGCGACCGGCCGGTCGCCGACTTCACGGTGCCGCAGGCGATGGCCGACTACCGGCTGACCTTCGACGTCGACACCAGTCTGATCCTGCCGATCTCGACCAAGGTCAACACCTCGTGGACGTTCCGGTCCGCCGGCCCCGACGGGACCGGGAGCGTGCCGCTGCCGCTGCTCGCCGTCGACTACGCCCTGCCGATGGACCACGACAACCACCCGGTCGACGGAACGGCCGAGCTGGCCGTCCGGCAGGCGCACGGTGTGAAGACGCAGAAGGTGACGTCCTTCCAGGTCTGGACCTCGACCGACGACGGCGGCACCTGGACGTCGGCCCGGGTCACCGGGAGCGGCGACAGCTACCGGGTCGCGCTGCCGAAGGCCACCACCGGGCAGGCCGTCTCGCTGCGGGTGAAGGCCACCGCCAACGGCGGTAGCGGGATCGACCAGACCATCATCAGGGCGTACCGCGCCGGCTGA
- a CDS encoding nuclear transport factor 2 family protein, translating into MSADQLTTTITDLYRSLGDRQAFDAHLHPDLTFWESDADGLLSGLGALDDLRDRRATRTAGSPPIAVVPEHLHADAWGDIGLVRYVLRARFADARPDECFRVTDVLRREAGTWRIVHHHAEAVR; encoded by the coding sequence ATGAGCGCTGATCAGCTCACCACCACCATCACCGACCTGTACCGGTCGCTCGGCGACCGGCAGGCGTTCGACGCGCACCTGCACCCGGACCTGACGTTCTGGGAGTCCGACGCCGACGGCCTGCTGTCCGGGCTGGGCGCGCTGGACGACCTGCGGGACCGGCGGGCCACCCGGACCGCCGGCTCGCCGCCGATCGCGGTGGTGCCGGAGCACCTGCACGCCGACGCCTGGGGTGACATCGGCCTGGTGCGCTACGTGCTGCGGGCCCGCTTCGCCGACGCCCGGCCGGACGAGTGTTTCCGGGTGACCGACGTCCTGCGCCGCGAGGCCGGCACCTGGCGGATCGTGCACCACCACGCGGAGGCCGTGCGATGA
- a CDS encoding DUF2231 domain-containing protein, which produces MFEEFMGIPAHPLVLHAAVVFVPLLALLTIGYALVPLIRPHTRWVLGLLAVGAPIAALLAKLTGDAFFERMRAANRVTPEFLPTLETHQEFGDITLWATILLGIVALALVWFVAPRAAEAGADGRPSRPLTLALQVLSVIAAGIAVYYVIRTGDSGAKAVWEGQ; this is translated from the coding sequence ATGTTCGAGGAGTTCATGGGCATCCCCGCCCATCCGCTTGTGCTGCACGCCGCTGTCGTGTTCGTGCCGCTGCTGGCGCTCCTGACGATCGGCTACGCGCTCGTCCCGCTGATCCGGCCGCACACCCGTTGGGTGCTGGGGCTGCTCGCGGTGGGTGCGCCGATCGCGGCCCTGCTGGCGAAGCTCACCGGCGACGCCTTCTTCGAGCGCATGCGCGCCGCCAACCGGGTGACCCCCGAGTTCCTGCCGACGCTGGAGACGCACCAGGAGTTCGGCGACATCACGCTCTGGGCCACGATCCTGTTGGGGATCGTGGCACTGGCGCTGGTCTGGTTCGTCGCGCCGAGGGCCGCCGAGGCGGGCGCCGACGGACGGCCCTCCCGACCGCTGACCCTCGCGTTGCAGGTGCTGTCGGTGATCGCCGCCGGCATCGCCGTGTACTACGTGATCCGCACCGGCGACTCCGGCGCGAAGGCGGTCTGGGAGGGTCAGTGA
- a CDS encoding helix-turn-helix domain-containing protein has protein sequence MDENFDRTLDAVGPRLKQLRQRRNITLTDLAEETGISTSTLSRLEAGLRRPTLEQLLPLARAHNVTIDELVDAPLTGDPRINLRPIAAGDGSTILPLTRRPGGIQAYKFVLPTGDDNRVPDLRTHEGFDWVYVLNGTLRLVLGDDDLTLQPGEAAEFDTRTPHWFGATSSGPVEFLSLVGRQGERAHVRASRTLS, from the coding sequence ATGGACGAGAACTTTGACCGCACCCTCGACGCTGTCGGCCCGCGGCTGAAGCAGCTACGGCAGCGCCGCAACATCACCCTCACCGACCTGGCCGAGGAGACCGGCATCTCCACCAGCACGCTCTCCCGACTCGAAGCCGGCCTACGGCGCCCCACGCTCGAACAACTGCTCCCGCTCGCCCGCGCCCACAATGTCACCATCGACGAACTCGTCGACGCCCCACTGACCGGCGATCCCCGCATCAACCTGCGCCCCATCGCCGCCGGCGACGGCTCCACCATCCTGCCGCTGACGCGCAGGCCCGGCGGCATCCAGGCCTACAAGTTCGTCCTGCCCACCGGCGACGACAATCGCGTTCCCGACCTGCGCACCCATGAGGGCTTCGACTGGGTCTACGTCCTCAACGGCACCCTGCGTCTGGTCCTCGGTGACGACGACCTCACCCTGCAACCCGGGGAGGCCGCCGAGTTCGACACCCGCACCCCCCACTGGTTCGGCGCCACCAGCTCCGGGCCCGTCGAATTCCTCAGCCTCGTCGGCAGACAGGGCGAACGCGCACACGTACGCGCCAGCCGCACGCTGTCATGA
- a CDS encoding LLM class flavin-dependent oxidoreductase — translation MSEGLVGIGLQSDKSADEYAELAELTERHGFDVLSVFGDLMYQPPIFPLLVAARHTSRIRLGVACLNPFTMHPVEVAGQVAALDLASHGRAYLGLARGTWLDEIGVPQVRPIRRIAETVAVVRLLLAGDDSGFQGSEFTVAPGTSLRYTPARADVPVLVGTWGRQTARSAAGFAGEVKVGGSANPAMARLMRSWLDDATTPDRDRTGVVLGAVTVVDEDGVVARRVARREVAMYLAVVAAHDPTIEVDPDLLARIQQHVGRREDDLAGALIGDDLLDLFAFSGTPEHVASQAAAVFDAGASRVEFGTPHGLTPHGGIDLLGRRVLPLLRR, via the coding sequence GTGAGCGAGGGGCTGGTCGGGATCGGCCTGCAGTCCGACAAGTCCGCCGACGAGTACGCCGAGCTGGCCGAGCTGACCGAGCGGCACGGGTTCGACGTGCTGTCGGTCTTCGGTGACCTGATGTACCAACCGCCGATCTTCCCGCTGCTGGTGGCGGCCCGGCACACCAGCCGGATCCGCCTGGGCGTGGCGTGCCTCAACCCGTTCACCATGCACCCGGTGGAGGTCGCCGGCCAGGTGGCCGCGCTGGATCTCGCCTCGCACGGCCGGGCCTATCTCGGGCTGGCCCGGGGCACCTGGCTCGACGAGATCGGCGTGCCGCAGGTGCGGCCCATCCGGCGTATCGCCGAGACGGTCGCTGTCGTCCGGCTGCTGCTCGCCGGTGACGACAGCGGTTTCCAGGGCAGCGAGTTCACCGTGGCGCCCGGCACGTCGTTGCGGTACACCCCGGCCCGTGCCGACGTACCGGTCCTGGTCGGCACGTGGGGGCGGCAGACCGCGCGGTCGGCGGCCGGCTTCGCCGGCGAGGTCAAGGTCGGTGGGTCGGCGAACCCGGCGATGGCCCGGCTGATGCGGAGCTGGTTGGACGACGCGACCACGCCGGACCGCGACCGCACCGGTGTGGTGCTCGGGGCGGTGACGGTGGTCGACGAGGACGGTGTGGTGGCCCGGCGGGTGGCCCGCCGGGAGGTGGCCATGTACCTGGCGGTGGTCGCCGCCCACGACCCGACGATCGAGGTGGACCCGGACCTGCTGGCCCGGATCCAGCAGCATGTCGGTCGTCGCGAGGACGACCTCGCCGGGGCGCTGATCGGCGACGACCTGCTCGACCTGTTCGCCTTCTCCGGCACACCCGAGCACGTGGCCTCGCAGGCCGCGGCGGTGTTCGACGCCGGGGCGAGCCGGGTGGAGTTCGGCACGCCGCACGGGTTGACGCCGCACGGCGGGATCGACCTGCTCGGCCGGCGGGTGCTCCCTTTGTTACGGCGGTGA
- a CDS encoding DUF885 domain-containing protein gives MSSVTDVADGYLDALAELDPQAAEAAGRTPVSQVPDLSPDGFDARAELARRTATAAASASAHGPGEPALADALRDRLASEVDLYDAGFTTRLLAPLATPVHLLRQIFDNLPRDTADDWAVVAAHLRQVPEALARYASTLRRSAQRGHLVARRQVVVVANQCTAWTVADVYGRLVEGYPGGPLAAQLQLGARLATAATSGFAAFLRADLAPVASEVDGVGKDLYTVTARSFLGATIDLDEVYAYGWAELDRTAAELRTVARELGHRHVAAARAALDADPARRVPAGPALEEWLRQRTEQLTDALDGTHFDIPAATRPVVCRISPATSGVMYYTPPDPSLTRPGGIWWSVPSGESTVPVWRHVGTLCHEGLPGHHLQHAITLTTADLHPWQRHLCQVHGYAEGWAHYAERLADEIGLYADPAERLGMLDGQMWRAARVVIDLGLHLGLPIPAGNGFTEERRWTPALAVDVLTRVAGLDAETARFEVDRYLGWPAQALAFKVGARLWQRARREAEQREGTAFDRKRFHHRALALGPMGLDPLRAHLATLP, from the coding sequence ATGAGCAGCGTCACCGACGTCGCCGACGGGTACCTCGACGCCCTCGCCGAGCTGGACCCGCAGGCGGCCGAGGCGGCGGGGCGTACCCCGGTGTCGCAGGTCCCGGACCTGTCGCCGGACGGCTTCGACGCCCGCGCGGAGCTGGCCCGACGCACCGCGACGGCCGCCGCCTCGGCGAGCGCGCACGGCCCCGGCGAACCGGCCCTGGCCGACGCCCTGCGCGACCGCCTGGCCAGCGAGGTCGACCTGTACGACGCGGGCTTCACCACCCGGCTGCTCGCGCCGCTGGCCACCCCGGTGCACCTGCTCCGGCAGATCTTCGACAACCTGCCCCGGGACACCGCCGACGACTGGGCGGTGGTGGCCGCGCACCTGCGCCAGGTGCCCGAGGCCCTCGCCCGGTACGCCAGCACGCTGCGCCGGTCGGCGCAGCGGGGACACCTGGTCGCCCGCCGACAGGTCGTCGTGGTCGCCAACCAGTGCACGGCCTGGACCGTCGCCGACGTCTACGGGCGGCTGGTGGAGGGCTACCCCGGTGGTCCGCTCGCCGCGCAGCTGCAGCTGGGCGCACGGCTGGCCACCGCAGCCACCTCGGGCTTCGCCGCGTTCCTCCGGGCCGACCTGGCACCCGTCGCGTCCGAGGTGGACGGTGTCGGGAAAGACCTCTACACGGTCACCGCGCGCAGTTTCCTCGGCGCGACGATCGACCTCGACGAGGTGTACGCGTACGGCTGGGCGGAGTTGGACCGCACCGCCGCCGAGCTGCGGACCGTGGCCCGCGAGCTGGGTCACCGGCACGTCGCGGCCGCGCGGGCGGCGTTGGACGCCGACCCGGCCCGCCGGGTGCCGGCCGGTCCCGCCCTGGAGGAGTGGCTGCGGCAGCGCACCGAGCAGCTGACCGACGCGCTCGACGGCACCCACTTCGACATTCCGGCCGCCACCCGGCCGGTGGTGTGCCGGATCAGCCCCGCCACGTCCGGGGTCATGTACTACACGCCGCCCGACCCGTCGTTGACCCGGCCCGGCGGGATCTGGTGGTCGGTGCCCTCCGGCGAGTCGACGGTGCCGGTGTGGCGGCACGTCGGGACGCTCTGCCACGAGGGTCTGCCCGGCCACCACCTCCAGCACGCGATCACCCTCACCACCGCCGACCTGCACCCCTGGCAGCGCCATCTCTGCCAGGTGCACGGGTACGCCGAGGGCTGGGCGCACTACGCCGAGCGACTGGCCGACGAGATCGGCCTGTACGCGGACCCGGCCGAGCGCCTCGGCATGCTCGACGGCCAGATGTGGCGGGCCGCCCGCGTGGTCATCGATCTGGGCCTGCACCTCGGGCTGCCGATCCCGGCCGGCAACGGGTTCACCGAGGAGCGGCGGTGGACGCCGGCGCTCGCTGTCGACGTCCTGACCCGCGTCGCCGGACTGGACGCCGAGACGGCTCGCTTCGAGGTGGACCGGTACCTCGGCTGGCCGGCGCAGGCCCTCGCCTTCAAGGTCGGCGCGCGGCTGTGGCAGCGGGCCCGCCGGGAGGCCGAACAGCGCGAGGGGACCGCGTTCGACCGCAAACGCTTCCACCACCGCGCGTTGGCGCTCGGACCCATGGGACTGGACCCACTGCGCGCCCACCTGGCGACCCTGCCCTGA
- a CDS encoding SEC-C domain-containing protein: MATRDVLTKADLAELRRSALGTANPLGVAADLAEAAEQGRLEDPDDAGDALTLAAEIAEIRARPEAALRYAEQAVAAYPSGDDPRAGFARALRARALFRAGGQDDEAMAELTALRPLLLTQPDAPAYVSAALDAAGRSAIAETWLSEAVDSVLGERATGTATDAAVDLGPPDAPGVTFFLLQQRHRVRRNLNLPHDRQDDLADRLETQLVRRAGERRDAESDLLFWPRAEFDTLISEHPALAEVYGPDWDAHRGRLEKELVRLRSAGQAGLGVFGATVAGLTAFAGRRDGDPTDAGVRAGYAAEVSARPSARIPWPPERNDACWCGSGLKYKKDCLPRSRS; the protein is encoded by the coding sequence GTGGCGACGAGAGACGTACTCACCAAGGCTGACCTCGCTGAACTGCGCCGCTCGGCGCTCGGGACGGCCAACCCGCTCGGTGTCGCCGCCGACCTCGCGGAGGCGGCTGAGCAGGGCCGGCTGGAGGACCCGGACGACGCCGGGGACGCCCTGACCCTGGCCGCCGAGATCGCCGAGATCCGGGCGCGGCCCGAGGCGGCCCTGCGCTACGCGGAGCAGGCCGTGGCGGCGTACCCGTCCGGCGACGACCCGCGAGCCGGGTTCGCCCGGGCGCTGCGGGCCCGCGCGCTGTTCCGGGCCGGCGGTCAGGACGACGAGGCGATGGCGGAGTTGACCGCCCTGCGCCCGTTGCTGCTCACGCAGCCCGACGCCCCCGCCTACGTCAGCGCGGCACTGGACGCCGCTGGTCGTTCGGCGATCGCCGAGACGTGGCTGAGCGAGGCTGTCGACTCCGTGCTCGGCGAGCGTGCGACCGGCACGGCCACCGACGCCGCCGTCGACCTCGGTCCGCCGGACGCGCCCGGTGTGACCTTCTTCCTCCTGCAACAACGGCATCGGGTACGCCGAAACCTCAACCTGCCGCACGACCGGCAGGACGACCTGGCGGACCGACTGGAGACCCAACTCGTCCGCCGGGCCGGTGAGCGCCGGGACGCCGAGTCGGACCTGCTCTTCTGGCCCCGGGCCGAGTTCGACACGTTGATCTCCGAGCATCCCGCCCTCGCCGAGGTGTACGGCCCGGACTGGGACGCGCACCGGGGCCGGTTGGAGAAGGAGCTGGTCCGGCTCAGGAGCGCCGGTCAGGCCGGGCTGGGCGTGTTCGGCGCGACGGTGGCCGGGCTGACCGCGTTCGCCGGTCGACGGGACGGCGACCCGACCGACGCGGGCGTCCGGGCGGGGTACGCGGCCGAGGTGTCGGCGCGGCCCAGTGCGCGCATCCCGTGGCCACCCGAGCGCAACGACGCCTGTTGGTGCGGCTCCGGCCTGAAGTACAAGAAAGACTGCCTGCCGCGCTCCCGGAGCTGA